GCTCTTCTTTCTGAGTGACCAATAATTACAGTCTTTACGCCTACATTCTGTAACATATCTGCAGAGATTTCTCCTGTAAATGCTCCGCTTTCTGCATAATGCATATTTTGCGCTATAACTTCAATAGTAGAAGATTCTAAACTACGTACTGCACCAGCAAGGTTTACAAAATTTGGCGCAACCATCACCTCAGCTGTTGTATCTGGTAATTTAGCAGAAAGTTCTGCTAATAATGCTTCAGTTTCAGTACCATTCTTATTCATTTTCCAATTCCCTGCAACTATTTTACTTCTCATTTTGTTCTGTTTTCAATTATTAAATGACTAATTATATACTACTTTAATTTAAACGAAAAACTATTCTAACGTTATCGCATCTAAATCATTATAATGTTTTTTCTGTGTGATGGTACCTTTATTCAAAATTAGGACTCCTGGGTTAGAACGAACTATTGTTTTTAAGGTAGTTTGATCTGTAAAATAAAACTCAAAATTTAATTTATACTCTTTTAGCAATTTAGTCGCAAAATCTTCGCCAGAGGCAGACATGCCTATAACTTTATAGCCAGCTTTTTGCGCTTTATCTGTAAGCTCTTTTACATCTTCAAAAGCACTATACGTACTTTGTCCTAGATCATAAGCAATTACCATCATTAATTTAGGCTCTTGCAATAATTCTGTTGCATAATCTACCCCGTCTTTTTCTATGGTAAAATCATGAATTGGAGGCTCATAACCTTCTTGTACTTCTGTCGTTTCTACAGCTATAAATTCACCATCTACGGTAGGGTAGTCACCTTGAGTAACAATAATTTTTTCCTCTCCATCTACCTTGAACTTCCAAGCATAATCAAATATTGCTTTTGGCGCACCTTCTGGAGCAGACATACCTTCTTCTATATTTGCACCAATTTTATAGGGCCTAAAATCTATCGCAGGTAAATGATTAAGCACGTAATACACAAAAATTACACACGCAGCCAAAGATGCTCCTGTGACAATCCTATTAAAACTAGGATTAAAAATGGGCTGTACATACCGTTTACCTACTACTATAATAACAATAAGAATTAATAGTATTATATCTTTGGTAAAAGACTGCCAGGGTGTTAATTTTAAAGCATCACCAAAACAACCGCAATCTGTTACTTTATTAAAATAAGCCGAATAAAAAGTCAAGAACGTAAAGCCAATAATCATGACTAATAAACTATACATAGTAAACCTTTGCCTAAACCCTATTAGGAGTAGAACACCTAACAAGACTTCCAAAATCACCACAAAAATTGCAATTTTTAACGCATGTGGCTCAAAAAACGGCATATTTAAAACGCCGAAACTAAAATACTCTTCCAACTTAAATGAAAACCCTACAGGATCATTTAATTTTATAAAACCACTAATTATAAATAATATTCCTACAACTGTTCTACAGAACCCAACCAAGTACTTCATGTAATTATTTAGAATTTAATGTTAAATGTATCATAGCAAATACTGCATAGTTTACCATATCTTGGTAATTAGCATCAATACCTTCACTCACTAAAGTTTTCCCTTTGTTATCTTCAATTTGCTTAACACGTAATAATTTTTGTAAAATTAAATCTGTTAAAGAGCTTACACGCATTTCTCTCCATGCTTCTCCGTAATCATGATTTTTATTTTCCATCAGTGTTTTAGTAATGTTTACGTGGGCATCAAATAACGACACTGCTTCGTCAACATTTAAATCTGGCTGATCTGCAATTCCTTTTTCTATCTGGATTAAGGCCATTATCGAATAATTAATAATTCCGATAAATTCAGATTGCTCCCCTTCTTCCACTTTCTGTACTTCATTCTCTTGAAGACTACGAATTCGTTGTGCCTTAATAAAAATCTGATCTGTTAAGGATGGTAATCTTAGAATTCGCCATGCACTACCATAATCTTTCATCTTTTTAGAAAATAAAGTGCGACATATTTCTATTACGGCATCATATTGTTCTGAGGTTTTCTGCATGTATTCTTTCTAATTTGTGTAAATTTCGTTCAAAATTTTTAATTGTTCAAGTATAGTGCTTTAAACTTGCAGTGCTATTGTAATTCTTGACTAATTCTCAATAAAAATGACCATAAACTGCAAAGGAGATCTAATTAAAATTGGAGTACCAAAAATAATGGGTGTTCTTAATACTACGCCTGATTCATTTTATGATGGAGGAAAATACAAAAATGAAACTGAAATTCTTAATCAAGTTCAAAAAATGCTTGTTGATGGAGCCACTTTCATAGATATTGGCGGATATAGCTCAAGACCTGGTGCTTTACACGTTACAGAAGAAGAAGAATTAAATAGAGTTGCACCTATAGTAGCTTTGGTACTTAAAAATTTCCCTGAGTGTAAAATTTCAATAGACACCTTTAGAAGTAAAGTAGCAGAAGCCTGCATTAATGAAGGCGCAGCAATGATTAATGATATTTCTGCAGGAAATATGGACCCTGACATGATGAACGTTGTTGCTAAACATCAAGTTCCCTACATTATGATGCATATGAAGGGAACCCCTCAAAACATGCAGAAAAACATACAATATGATAATTTACTTACTGATATTCTAAGTTATTTTGCCGAAAGAATAACTACAGCTCAAGATAAAAAAATTAATGATATTATTTTAGATCCTGGATTCGGGTTTTCAAAGACATTAGAGCAGAATTATGAATTAATGCAAAAATTAGAGCTCCTGAAAAATGCTAAAAAACCAATCTTAGTTGGTATTAGCAGAAAATCTATGATCTATAAGTTATTAAAGAGCGATGCTCAAAATGCTTTAAATGGTACGACTAGCTTACATACAATTGCTTTAATAAAGGGCGCTAACATACTCCGGGTTCATGATGTAAAAGAAGCTGCAGAATGTATTACTATAGTACAGCAATTAAAGTGCAAAAATACCTAGTTTTTGTTCATGTATTTTTCCTAATTTTACAAAAACCCTAACACTTGGATTTTTTAAGCTTTCTAGATTTTAAGATTACAGATTTAATAGACATATTACTTGTCGCTACGCTGTTATACTACATTTACAAATTGGTTCGCGGCACTGTTGCGATAAATATTTTCATTGGTATTGTTCTTGTTTGGGGTTTCTGGAAACTCACAGAGCTTTTAGAGATGAAAATGATTTCTAGTGTTATTGGCGGTTTTATGCAAGTTGGTTTAATTGCACTAATTATTGTTTTTCAGCAAGAGATAAGAAAATTTTTGCTAATGATTGGTTCTACCAATTTTGCGAATAAAAGAAAATTTATTAAACATTTCAAATTCCTGAAACAAGAAGTGACCACCATCGGCACAGATGTGGACTCACTTGTAAGTGCCTGCGACAAAATGAGTTCATCAAAAACTGGCGCTATAATAATTATTAAGAGAAGCAATTCCTTAGATTTCGTAAAATCTAGTGGCGATAAAATGTCTATTAAAATTACCCAACCTATTATTGAAAGTATTTTTTACAAAAACAGTCCATTGCACGATGGAGCTGCTGTGATTGAAGGCAATTATATTGTTGCAACCCGAGTGATACTCCCCGTATCTAACGAACGTAATATTCCATTACGCTTTGGATTAAGACACCGAGCTGCCGTTGGCATTACGGAGAAAACAGATTCTCTAGCCATTGTAGTAAGCGAAGAAACAGGAATGATTACCTATATTAAAAACGGAGAATTTGTATTATATAATGACTTAACAGAGCTTTCTAGCATGATCAAAGAAGATTTGATGTAAGTAAAAAAACCGCCAACCAACCAACCAACCAACCAACCAACCAACCAATCAACCAACCAACCAACCAATCATTTACCATCATGGAATGCAAAAACTGCACCCTTACCTTAGAAGAAAATCATAATTTTTGCGCTGATTGTGGAGCGAAAGTGGTCAGAAATAGATTGACAATTAAAAATTTATTTGGTGATTTTGCACAGCGCTATTTAAATATTGACAATACCTTCATTCGCACTTTTGGTAAATTATTTGTAGCTCCTGAAATAGTAATTCTTGGATATATTAATGGTGTTCGTAAAAAATATATGAATCCCATCTCTTATTTCACAATTGCTGTTTTCTTGGGGGGACTTTTCTTTTTCTTAGTTCAAAAATTCTTTCCTACAGCAATGGATTTTCAATTTACACAAATGAACGTTGACAGTTCCGATGCATCACAACAAATGGGATTAGAGTTTGGGAAGAAGTTTCAAGATATTACAGTTGAATATCAAAGCCTCTTTTATTTAGCAATGCTCCCTTTTCTATCCTTAATATCAAGAGTAGTTTTTTACAACAAAAAGCAATTTAATCTCAGTGAGCATTTCGTCATCAATATGTATGCGTATACACAAATGTCAATTTTAGTCAACATTTTATATATCGCAAGTATATGGAATAGCCAATGGATATATTATCTTTCAATGAGTAATGTTATTACCTTAGTTTTATACTTTTCTTATGTATATAAAAAGGCATTTCAATTATCGTTTAAGCAAATACTCTTAAAGCTTTTGTTATTTCTGGTAATTTTCGGAATACTATTCTTAGGTATTATTATTTGCGCAGTTATTTACTTGGCATTTTTTACAGACACTTTCAAAAATCTTAAAGATGCGCAGGCAATGCTGTACTAAGCCACTTCTTCTATAGAAAATTGTGCTTCATAAAGATTATTATAGTACCCACCCTTTTTAAGAAGTTCTTTGTGTGTGCCTATTTCAACAATTTTACCGGCATCCATAACAATAATCTTGTCCGCTTTTTTAATCGTTGCTAATCTATGTGCTATAATAATTGAAGTTCTACCTTCTGTAATTTTATCTGTTGCTTTCTGTATCAACTGCTCAGAATACGTATCTACAGAGGACGTTGCCTCATCTAAGACCAGAATGCTCGGGTTACTTACATACGCTCTTAAAAATGCTATGAGCTGCCTTTGTCCGCTAGATAACATAGTACCGCGCTCCTTTACATTATAATTATAACCTTCTGGTAAACTTGCTATAAATTCATGCACCCCAATTTCTCTAGCAGCAGCCTCTATTTGTGCTGTTGTTATGGCTGTATTTTTAAGTGAAATATTATTGGCAATAGTATCTGCAAAGAGAAAAACATCTTGTAACACTACCGCTATTTTAGAGCGAAGAGATGACAGTTTAAAATCTTTAATAGAGACACCATCAATAGCTATTTCTCCAGAGTTAATCTCGTAAAATCTATTTAGCAGATTGATAATAGTAGACTTCCCTGCTCCTGTGGCACCAACTATTGCTACGGTCTCTCCTGCTTTGACATTGAAAGATATTCCATGCAATACCTCTTCATCTTCTAAATACCCAAAACGAACATCCTTAAAATCAATAGCTCCTAGAATAGCTGCTTTTTCAATAGTTCCAGAATCTTCAATTTGACTTTCGGTATCTAATATTTTAAACACTCTATTAGCCGCTACCATACCCATCTGTAAGGTGTTAAACTTATCTGCAATTTGACGTAAAGGTCTAAACAACATATCAGAAAGTAAAATAAAGGCGAAAATAGCCCCGTACTCACTAGGGCCAACATTAGCTATATTTAATAATCCGCCATACCAAACAATTAAACCAATGGCTATAGAAGATACAATTTCTGCAATCGGAAAGAAAATAGAGTTATACCAAACTGTTTTTAACCATGCATCTTTATGCTTTTCGTTAATTTCTCTAAACTTTTCCTTTTCAATTTCTTCCCGGTTAAAAAGCTGAACTATTTTCATTCCAGTTATCCGTTCTTGTACAAATGAATTTAAGTTAGACACCTCAGCTCTAACCTCCGTAAAGGCAATTTTCATTGCTTTTTGAAACAATCTGGTTGCATAGGCGATAATAGGCAATAATGCAAAAACGATTAAAGCCAATTTCCAGCTTTGATACAGCATGACACCTGCCACAACAATCATTTTAAGTAAATCTGCTACAATTACAAAAAAACCCTGACTAAAGATCTCTCCTATTCGCTGCATATCTGCAACTGCTCTGGTAACCAAAACACCAATAGAGGAACTATCAAAATACTTCATCTTAAACCCTAACATGCGTTTAAACAGATCTATTCTAACATCTTTGATTACAGATTCTCCCAACCAGTTGGCATAATAATTAAACCCTAACTGACTCACTACCTGCCCAATAAGAACCGCTAGCATAGCCATTGTCATATATAATAATTTCTGACTGTCTTTCTGTGTAATTGCTTCATCAACAATATTACCAACAATTATCGCCGTCATTACAGCAAAACCTGAAAGTAAAATTGCAGCAATAGCTACCCCGTAGAAAGTAACACGATAAGGCTTTGTGTAGTTTACTAATCTTTTAAACAAGAGAAAATCAAATGCTTTTCCTGATTTATTATCCATGGTTTTTTACAATATTATCTGGGTATAAAACTGAGGTCAAATATAAGCCTTTTGCTGGGGCTGAAGCCCCTGCCTTGCTCCTATCTTTACTTTTTAATATAGCTTTAACATTGGAGATATCTATCTTACCCAAACCAACCTCTAGCAATGTACCAACTATAGCGCGCACCATATTCCTTAAAAAACGATCTGCTGTAATTGTAAAAACTAAGATTCCGTCAGTCACTTTCCATTCCGCATATTTTACATCACAATTAAACGTATTCACAGCTGTATTACTTTTTGAAAAGCACTCGAAATCTATATGTGATAAGAAAACCTGAGCAGCTTCATTCATTTTATTGATATCTAATGGATATTTAATTAAATGAGCATGGTTCGTCAAAAACGGATTTTTCTGTTGTACAATCCAATATTCATAAGTTCTAGCAACTGCATTAAATCTTGCATGCGCGTCTTCTGGAACCTGAAAAACATCCAGTATAGCAATATCTTTCGGCAAAAAAGCATTTAACCTAAACACAAAATTTTCTTTATTTGGTATTTCTTCAAAATCAAAATGAGCATACAATTCCTTTGCATGCACTCCCGCATCTGTTCTACCGGCACCCATCAAAATAATTTCGTTAGCTAATAATTTTGATAAGGCATCTTCTAAAACGCCTTGTACCGTAACGGCATTAGGTTGTTTCTGCCACCCATGATAATGTTTTCCGAAGTAAGAAAAACGAATAAAATACCTCAAAGGAATATGTTATTTTTGTGAAATACAAAGGTACTAAAGAAATACGATATTGCTTCTTCACCTCTTGGTCTGAATCACAACAACACGATGACACTAGAGAACCTTTTTTAATTTATTTTGAAATTTAACAAATGACCCGAATACTTTTACTTTCTGATACACATAGCCATATAGATGATACGATACTGAAATACGCTAAAAAAGCAGATGAAATATGGCATGCAGGTGATATTGGCACACTAGATGTTACTGATAAATTAAAAAAAATAAAACCTATCAGGGTAGTCTATGGCAATATTGACGACCATGTAGCACAAATGGAATTCCCGCTAGACAATAGGTTTATGTGCGAAGGGGTTGATGTATGGATGACCCATATTGGTGGCTATCCAAATAGATACAATCCTAGAATTCGTGAGGATATTAAGAAAAACCCGCCTAAATTATTTATTAGCGGACATTCGCATATTTTAAAAGTAATGTGGGATAAAAAACTGAATCTTTTACATATGAATCCTGGAGCATGTGGCAAACATGGTTTTCACCAAGTGCGCACAATGCTACAATTTGTTATTGACGGGAAAGAGATAAAAGATTTAGAAATAATTGAGTTAGGACAGAGAGGATAGCTGATTCTCATTAAGAATTCCTACAAAAAGAAAAACGATTGCCTTTCGACAATCGTTTTTTTTCTTTAAATTTTGACACTCAACTATTCGCAGCTATTAAGCGCTTTTGCAAATTTTGTTAAATCCTCTTTAGTATTTTTAAATGCTCCTGATTCTACATTTGCTTTTAAAGCCGCACAACCATCACCAAAGACAGCCAGTTCTTTATTAAAACCGAAAACAAAATTCTTTCCCATAGTAGATGTTCCTTCTTCAGATCCATTCAATAAAAGCACATATTCATTGGTCATGTGCTCATATAAATTAACCTTTACTCCTTCTACCAAGACTTTTGCAAATTTTAGAGAAGCATTTTCATCACCCGCTAATGAAGATTGAAAATTAATAACTTCAAAAACATCACCACTAGCTACTACCATTTTCTTAGTATTAACCGCTTCAAATACCTTAACTTCATTATCCGCTGAATCTACCAAATTAGCTACCGCACTAACGCGAGACAACTCATTAGCTGTTACCAGTGTCTGTAAGGTGTCATTTTGAGCTGTAATCAAAAAAGCAATAGACTTTTCAGAGGTATCCTCAGGTGCTTGAACAATAATTTCGGTAACCACTGGTTCATCAGAAATATCTTCGGTAATCACCTCAAAATGCCTTGTGTCCAATTCATTAAGTTTCAATTCTTCTATTAATTTATCTGCATTTGCAATAATTCTTTTTCCATCGCCTTTATCATAATCATTTGCTATAAGCTTATTGGCATATTCCTTTGCTTTTTCAGGTTGATCTAATTTTAAATACAACAACGCATTATTATAAAAACTAGCATACCTTACTTTACGCGATTTCTTGTCATCACCATTAAACCTAACAACGACATCATCAAAATAACCAACAATAGGCTTCACCTCTGCTAATAGAGTTTCTACGGGCTGATTATACTCCATCTTTTCAAAGATTTCTTTTAACCCATTACCTGCTTCTTGATGCTTTCCAAATTCCGAATGTTTTTTATTTCCTAAAATCCAGAAATTATTACCATTAGAACTGGTATAAGGCACATATCCATATAAGTAATTAACCCTACTATATATTTGATCTTCAATTTCTGAACGATGTTTTACACGATACTCATCTCGAATATTATACCTATTGTCATTATAATATTTACTCGCTGCAGAATAAGATTTAAAGCTAGAACTAACATAGTTATCTGATTCCTGATACGTATTAGAACTACTTTTTTCCGTATAAGAATTTGCTAAAGACAAGGTTGCCGAAGAGCTAAAACTTGTATGCACATTATAGTAATATTTGGTAGAGATTACTTTCCCGTCTTCATCTTTCTCCTCAACAGTTTCTTTTTCTATATTAACTTCACCAGCCTTTGTTCCATGAAAATTAAACACAAAATCTATAGTACCGTTAGTAGCCACTTTTGTAAACCCAGACAATCCAATACTTCTTGTATTGGAAGAATAGGTACGTTTGGCATCCTCTAAAATGGGGTGTGAAGGCAAATTTACGTAAGAAACTTTAAAATATTCACGATCTAAATTGGCACTTTGGGCACACAAAGTGGTGCTTATTGAAGTAAATAAAAGAAAACATAGTAGTGTTAATTTCATGAAATTTGAATTTTTGTTAAAATAATGTTAACGAATTACAACATTTAATTTAAAAAAAACAAATAAATAGTAGAAAATAAACCTTACCATTCTTAATTTTTAAACCATAAAAAACCCGGGCACTACCCCGGGTTCAACGCACTAATACTACTAAGATGTTAGGTTTAACGTAAGCGATCCACAGATTTTACAAGATCCTCATCCTTCCTAATTGCCTTGTTGGCCAAGACTAAAAAAACGATAGAAAAAATAGGAATCAGCATCCCAATACCCTTCTCAGAAACCGAAATTTCTCCAGATAAGTTTAGCGATCGATAAACGAAAAATCCTAGTAAAAAAAGGTTCAATATCATATTCAATCTGTTTGCTACAAATTGGTTTTGTCTTTTTTTATATAACCCTACACTCACTAAAGCTAATATCGCCGAAACAAAAAATGCTCCAGAGATTAAAACATCATCTTTGGCAAAAATTTCCTTTCCTTCAATATCCGACCATAGGTTTACCCAAAACGGTAAAGCAGCCGTCAATAGTATAACGATTAGTAAATATAATGTTTGGATTCTTTGAATCATTCTTTAAATTATAATTTAAGACTGCAAAATAAGCGTCTTTTTAAGAAATATCAATGAAATATTGAAAATAATTTGTAATATTGTCTCGCAGTACCATAACACTCACCAATATTTAGGACATCGTTCCGTTAATTTTCAAGATCACAATACACTTCATATTTTCATAGAGACGTATAATTTATTCAATTATTAATGTTTGAAATTTCAGATTTAAAATCAAAAAAGCTTCCTGAGCTTCAGGAAATAGCCAATGGTTTAAAAGTACCAAAGTACAAAACCTTAAAAAAACTAGACTTAGTTTATCAAATTTTAGATGTGCAAGCTGCCAATCCTAAAGTTGTACAAGCTACACTAAGTACTACTACTCCCGAAGTAGCAGAAAAACCTAAACCTGCTAAAGTTGCACGGCCTAAAAAACCGAGAATAACGGCTAAAACAGAGAAAACAGAAGAACCTACTGTTGAAAAAGCGGTAGAAAGCATTCCTAAAAAGCCAAATCCGAGGCCCAATAAGCCAAACCCGAGGCCAGTAGTTGCAAAGGAAGTTCCTAACAAATCTATTGAGGAAAGACCTACCAAAGAGGCTCCTAAAGAAGCTAGAGCTCCGCACCCAAAAAATACAAAGGCTCCAGCTCCAAATCAGAAAAAGGAGTTTCAAAAAAAGACACCTGTTCATACCAATCAGAACAACAACAATCCAAATCAGAATAACCCCAATCAAAATAATCCGAATCAAAACAAACCTAATCCTCGTCCAAAACAGGAGAAGAATAACAATTTTGATAAAGATTTAAAAAATAGGTATAAAGAGCCAGAATACGAATTTGATAGCATTATTGCTAGTGAAGGAGTTTTAGACATTATGCAAGATGGCTACGGTTTCTTGCGCTCGTCTGATTACAACTATTTATCATCACCTGATGATATTTATGTTTCTCAATCTCAAATACGTTTATTTGGATTAAAAACTGGGGATACCGTTTTAGGAAATGTTCGTCCACCAAAAGAGGGAGAAAAATATTTTCCTTTAATTAAAGTGAACAAAATTAATGGGATAGACCCACAAGTAGTACGTGATCGTGTTGCTTTTGAGCACTTAACTCCATTATTCCCGCAAGAAAAATTTAACTTATCAGAAAGACAAGGTACAATCTCCACACGGATTATCGACTTATTCTCTCCTATCGGAAAAGGACAAAGAGGTATGATTGTATCGCAACCTAAATCTGGTAAAACTATGTTGCTTAAAGATATCGCAAACGGTATTGCAGCAAACCACCCAGAAGTTTATCAAATTATATTACTAATTGACGAACGCCCTGAAGAAGTTACAGACATGCAACGTAATGTACGTGGCGAAGTTGTAGCATCTACTTTTGACAAAGAACCTACAGAACACGTTAGAGTTGCTAATATTGTTTTAGAGAAAGCAAAAAGACTTGTAGAATGTGGTCATGACGTGGTTATCTTATTAGATTCTATAACACGTTTAGCACGTGCATACAACACCGTACAGCCGCCATCCGGAAAAGTATTAAGTGGTGGTGTAGATGCAAACGCATTACACAAACCAAAACGTTTCTTTGGTGCTGCACGTAACATAGAAGGCGGAGGATCATTATCTATTATTGCAACCGCCTTAACAGAAACAGGTTCTAAAATGGATGAAGTCATCTTTGAAGAATTTAAAGGTACCGGTAACATGGAACTACAATTAGATCGTAAGATTGCTAATCGCAGAATATTCCCTGCTATTGACCTTACCTCTTCTAGCACACGTAGAGATGATTTATTACTAGATGAAACTACCATACAGCGTATGTGGATTCTGCGTAAATACCTTGCAGACATGAACCCTATTGAAGCTATGGAGTTTATTGAACAACGTATTAAACAAACAAAAAATAATGAAGAATTTTTAATGACAATGAGTCAGTAAAATCAACTTTCTTTTAAATATTTAAAACCCAATGAAAATTTCATTGGGTTTTTTATTTCCTTTATTTTCAAGGATATACCTATTTCATTGGATGAATTAATAGCGTTTAGCATTCAATTTCTCAATTATTTCAAATATATTTACAACGCACAAAAAGTACAATCCCCTCTACGACTTAAATGCAAGTAAATTTTATAACCCTAAAAACTACAACCGATGACATGTAAAAAAAACTTGGGATTGTTATTCATTGCTTTCTCTTTACTCGTAAGCTGTAATTCTGAAAAAAAACCGACAACTCCTGATGCTGAGCCAACGCGCAAAGAGCAACACGAAGAAACCACAAATGAAGTAAAAGCTCCCGAAAAAATTATCAGTATTACAGAAGCTAAAGAAGATTACGACAATTACACTAAAAAAAGAGCTAACCTAATTGAAGCCACAGAAGAACCTTTAGAAGATGGGTCTAAATTTATAGCTTCCCGCTATGGTGATTACGACATAGAGACCGTAAAAAACTATATTGCTTACGTAGAGCAAGAAGCAAAAGAAGCAGGGGTTAAAGTAGAAACCTTACGTTTTTATTTCTCCACCTATCCTGCTAAAAAAGAATCTTCTGATCACAAAGAGGTAAAACACCCGCGCCAAAATTCGTTTTTCATCCTTCCAACAATGAAAGTTGACGCCATGAATATGGGTTTTTATATTAAAGATTTAGGCGATGGCAAAAAAGAAGCTGCTTTGATACGTGACTACCCAGGAATCCTAGACAGCAAAATGGGAGATACTCATAAGAAAACGAATAAATCTTATGCCTCGTTTATACCCACAACTACAGCTGCGCCTATAATGTTTTCAGACCAAAGTTTGATTATGAACAAAACAACAATGGGTCCACCTCCCTATGATTCTGATTTTAATTGATTAGTATAAATAAAACATTTTGTTAAAAGAAATATTACTTTATCCTCCTCTGCAAATTTACTTTGTAACATTGATAATTACCATTTTTAGATAC
This genomic stretch from Cellulophaga algicola DSM 14237 harbors:
- the rho gene encoding transcription termination factor Rho; this translates as MFEISDLKSKKLPELQEIANGLKVPKYKTLKKLDLVYQILDVQAANPKVVQATLSTTTPEVAEKPKPAKVARPKKPRITAKTEKTEEPTVEKAVESIPKKPNPRPNKPNPRPVVAKEVPNKSIEERPTKEAPKEARAPHPKNTKAPAPNQKKEFQKKTPVHTNQNNNNPNQNNPNQNNPNQNKPNPRPKQEKNNNFDKDLKNRYKEPEYEFDSIIASEGVLDIMQDGYGFLRSSDYNYLSSPDDIYVSQSQIRLFGLKTGDTVLGNVRPPKEGEKYFPLIKVNKINGIDPQVVRDRVAFEHLTPLFPQEKFNLSERQGTISTRIIDLFSPIGKGQRGMIVSQPKSGKTMLLKDIANGIAANHPEVYQIILLIDERPEEVTDMQRNVRGEVVASTFDKEPTEHVRVANIVLEKAKRLVECGHDVVILLDSITRLARAYNTVQPPSGKVLSGGVDANALHKPKRFFGAARNIEGGGSLSIIATALTETGSKMDEVIFEEFKGTGNMELQLDRKIANRRIFPAIDLTSSSTRRDDLLLDETTIQRMWILRKYLADMNPIEAMEFIEQRIKQTKNNEEFLMTMSQ